The proteins below come from a single Xiphophorus couchianus chromosome 20, X_couchianus-1.0, whole genome shotgun sequence genomic window:
- the LOC114135391 gene encoding SRSF protein kinase 2-like, with product MSSSYAAAISALLASNQPIHQPFSEAKHKSSSRKSPTPSKRPPSLQNHAASPEPLGSYEEQQENPSDYGIGGYYRVEIGEIFVDRYQVLKKLGWGHFSTVWLCWDMVTKRFVALKVVKSAEMFTETALDEIKLLKCVRDSDPKDPKREKIVQLIDNFRISAPTGEHVCMVLEVLGHELLKWIVKSNYTGLPLPCVKSILKQVLQGLDYLHTKCKVIHTDIKPENILLRVDEIYLRKLAANTKLWQLPVPPPPLSSSSSVNRDSREKQSVFNLFGKLTGVLHTLGEWSSKVSRSPLKQQLSAKDKSRRGQKSPSDLKSDKPHVTFSEAAASSTHHFTSTSKLRGHNLKLRRQTLLFEDGLDSAPRSHRHSMGSCPNFSVDAPVSGPRSALTPQTSHTEAVAPPASSARGIGDTDVPLDVLKPHNADKIVVKIADLGNACWVHKHFSEDIQTCQYRSIEVLIGADYDTPADIWSAACMAFELATGDYLFDPQPGAAFCREEDHIAHIIELLGPLSSQFALSGRKSKQYFNRKGQLRHISKLKPWSLLEILLDKYEWPREEALQFSSFLLTMLELQPQKRATAAQCLKHPWVTS from the exons ATGTCGTCGTCCTACGCGGCTGCCATATCAGCCCTTctagcatccaaccaaccaatccATCAGCCTTTCTCAGAAGCAAAACataagagcagcagcagaaagagtCCCACACCCAGCAAGAGGCCTCCATCTTTACAGAACCACGCCGCTTCACCGGAGCCTCTGGGATCTTATGAAGAGCAACAGGAAAATCCTTCAGACTATGGCATTG GTGGTTATTACCGGGTAGAGATTGGAGAAATATTTGTTGACCGCTATCAAGTCCTTAAAAAGTTGGGATGGGGTCACTTCTCCACCGTGTGGCTCTGCTGGGACATGGT AACGAAGCGCTTTGTGGCTCTGAAGGTGGTGAAGAGCGCTGAAATGTTCACCGAGACGGCACTGGACGAGATCAAACTGCTTAAATGT GTAAGGGACAGTGACCCCAAGGATCCTAAACGTGAGAAAATCGTGCAGCTCATTGACAACTTTAGAATCTCGGCTCCGACCGGAGAGC ACGTGTGCATGGTTCTGGAGGTTCTCGGCCACGAGCTTCTCAAGTGGATCGTCAAATCCAACTACACAGGCCTCCCCCTGCCTTGTGTTAAAAGCATCCTCAAACAG GTCTTGCAGGGTTTAGATTACTTGCACACTAAATGCAAAGTCATCCACACAGACATCAAGCCGGAAAACATCCTCCTGAGAGTGGACGAGATTTATCTGAGGAAGCTTGCAGCCAACACAAAGCTGTGGCAGTTACccgttcctcctcctcctctcagcagcagcagctcag TGAACAGAGACTCGAGAGAAAAGCAG AGCGTGTTCAACTTGTTTGGGAAGCTGACGGGGGTTCTGCACACCCTTGGCGAATGG TCCAGCAAGGTTTCCAGGAGTCCGCTGAAGCAGCAGCTATCGGCGAAGGACAAAAGCCGTCGGGGACAGAAGAGTCCGTCTGACCTGAAGTCAGACAAGCCTCATGTGACGTTTTCTGAAGCTGCCGCTTCAAGCACGCATCACTTCACTAGTACCTCAAAGCTCAGAGGCCATAACCTTAAGTTAAGGAGACAGACTTTGCTGTTTGAAGATGGACTGGACAGTGCTCCGCGCAGCCACAGGCACTCCATGGGCTCATGCCCAAACTTTAGCGTGGACGCTCCGGTCTCCGGCCCCAGATCCGCGCTGACCCCCCAGACGTCGCACACCGAGGCCGTTGCACCTCCGGCTTCCTCAGCTAGAG GAATCGGTGACACAGACGTTCCTCTGGACGTACTGAAGCCTCACAATGCCGACAAAATTGTCGTCAAGATTGCAGATCTGGGCAATGCCTGCTGGGTG CACAAGCACTTCAGTGAAGACATCCAGACCTGTCAGTACCGCTCCATCGAGGTTCTGATTGGCGCGGACTACGACACGCCAGCTGACATCTGGAGCGCCGCCTGCATG GCCTTTGAGCTGGCCACGGGAGACTACCTCTTTGACCCCCAGCCAGGAGCCGCGTTCTGCCGGGAGGAAG ATCATATTGCTCATATCATTGAGCTGCTCGGACCTCTTTCGTCCCAGTTTGCCCTTTCTGGGAGAAAATCCAAACAATACTTCAACAGGAAAG ggCAGCTGCGGCACATCTCCAAACTGAAACCGTGGAGCTTGTTGGAGATCCTGCTGGATAAGTACGAGTGGCCACGAGAGGAAGCGCTCCAGTTCAGCTCGTTTCTCCTCACCATGTTGGAACTGCAGCCACAGAAAAGAGCCACAGCTGCTCAGTGCTTGAAACACCCCTGGGTTACCTCCTAG
- the ccdc120b gene encoding coiled-coil domain-containing protein 120 isoform X2 — protein MKAIFTGALCRHSESDRNCLNSKRTVHRGCHTEDTVMSESTSSMSDSTSHDNDSSPSVAADQRSLSQPRLTVGSPDHRISRKLSPVEIYYEMRTRRNSVTSSVSPTHSLPRSASNVEGRSVPATPLLARTAPISVHIRSDASGSNGLKQWSGSLDVPYMIPLAQEGSSSDRRTCPYSSRARRSNSSEALLDRSSLPDEPGPRNGMPQRGGPYKSSETLTDGKLQQIQLGSPESQGDGSVEQSKMRLSVGGRGASGGYNELLMDYIWGKQQRMQVQHQLYQSTGRIWQDMSSPRSSTAAVPPHANGFSHSQVNLPSAASPYSPMVLRGSQAELRRVKVTRTKSCGPFIPLQQHSQDGILLSAYESSLPATGTTTSSIPNLLPYQTELTGPSFGRRPPQFSLPTPEDSTRSLHKALALEGLRDWYLRNAFGYPPSASKGQEAGISRLSHPHPLVHHPQSLQGETANLQRPQIPQSASFHGHPLHGRSMEFSLYQETPDPQKQESTPKEQSADPDSDECWVINEAFSVKTSTDELKPAAGKRVGLE, from the exons ATGAAGGCGATCTTCACCGGCGCTCTATGCAGACACTCTGAGTCAGACAGAAATTGCCTAAACAGCAAGAGGACAGTCCACAGGGGGTGTCATACAG AGGACACTGTGATGTCAGAAAGTACCAGCTCCATGTCGGATTCAACATCACACGACAACG ACTCTTCACCCAGCGTTGCTGCTGACCAGCGCTCCCTGTCTCAGCCCCGGCTCACCGTGGGAAGCCCCGACCACAGAATCAGCAGGAAACTCTCTCCTGTTGAGATTTACTATGAAATGAGGACACGTCGCAACTCGGTCACAAGCTCTGTGAG CCCAACTCACTCTTTACCCAGAAGTGCTTCTAATGTTGAAGGTAGAAGTGTTCCAGCAACTCCGTTGTTGGCCCGAACTGCTCCAATCAGCGTTCACATCAG GTCTGACGCATCGGGTAGTAATGGATTGAAGCAGTGGTCTGGCAGCCTGGATGTGCCGTACATGATTCCCCTGGCTCAGGAGGGCTCATCTTCTGATCGCAGGACCTGCCCTTACAGCTCCAGAGCACGGCGCAGCAACAGCTCTGAGGCCCTCCTGGATCGCTCCAGCCTGCCAGACGAGCCTGGACCCAGAAACGGCATGCCTCAGCGGGGAGGACCGTACAAAagctccgagaccctgaccgaCGGCAAACTGCAGCAGATTCAGCTCGGCAGCCCAGAGAGCCAAGGCGACGGCTCCGTGGAGCAGAGTAAAATGCGTCTGTCAGTGGGCGGCAGAGGGGCCAGCGGAGGCTACAACGAACTACTGATGGACTACATCTGGGGAAAGCAGCAGAGGATGCAGGTGCAGCACCAGTTGTACCAGTCCACAGGCAGAATTTGGCAAGACATGTCCTCTCCTCGTTCCTCTACTGCTGCAGTGCCTCCACATGCCAATGGCTTCTCCCATTCCCAGGTGAACCTTCCCAGTGCTGCAAGTCCTTACAGCCCCATGGTCCTCAGAGGGTCCCAGGCGGAGCTTCGTAGGGTCAAGGTCACCAGGACCAAATCTTGTGGGCCTTTCATTCCTTTGCAGCAACATTCACAAGACGGTATTTTGCTCTCTGCGTACGAGTCTTCTCTTCCTGCCACTGGCACCACCACATCCTCCATCCCCAACCTACTCCCATATCAGACTGAGCTGACTGGGCCCTCCTTTGGCCGTAGGCCCCCGCAGTTTTCTCTCCCCACTCCAGAAGATTCGACCAGAAGCCTACATAAAGCTCTCGCCCTGGAGGGACTGAGGGACTGGTACTTGAGGAACGCCTTCGGCTACCCTCCTTCTGCCTCTAAGGGCCAGGAAGCGGGCATCTCTCGGCTCTCGCATCCCCATCCTCTGGTGCACCATCCCCAGTCCCTTCAAGGGGAAACGGCCAACCTCCAAAGGCCTCAAATACCCCAGTCAGCAAGCTTCCATGGTCACCCCCTGCATGGACG GTCAATGGAGTTTTCTCTCTACCAGGAAACTCCAGATCCACAAAAGCAAGAGTCGACCCCAAAAGAGCAGAGTGCGGACCCAG actCAGATGAGTGCTGGGTAATAAATGAAGCCTTCTCTGTTAAGACCTCAACAGACGAGTTAAAACCAGCTGCAGGTAAACGCGTAGGGCTGGAGTGA
- the comtb gene encoding catechol O-methyltransferase B — protein MWLTLLYGCAGGAALLYALYRWVIPSVVQYHAGLALVWHDTIVEGLLNTLTQTTRPQRMLAAVQKNATRGDPRSVVKAIDQFCRQKEWAMNVGDEKGCILDSVVTEVNPATVLELGTYCGYSTVRIASLLPPDAKLITLEFNPHNAAIARQVIAWAGLGDKIQLVEGASGDWIPKMKEKFGIETFDLVFLDHWKDRYLPDTKLMEECGLLRKGSILLADNVISPGTPDYLEYIRNSPRYKSQYFRSHLEYTKAEDGLEKSVFLG, from the exons ATGTGGCTGACTCTCCTCTACGGCTGCGCCGGCGGGGCCGCTCTGCTGTACGCGCTCTACAGATGGGTGATCCCGTCCGTCGTGCAGTACCACGCGGGTCTCGCGCTCGTTTGGCACGACACCATCGTGGAGGGATTGCTGAACACCCTGACCCAGACCACGCGTCCTCAG CGAATGTTGGCTGCAGTGCAGAAGAACGCCACTAGAGGGGACCCTCGCAGCGTGGTGAAAGCCATCGATCAGTTCTGCAGACAGAAGGAGTGGGCTATGAATGTGGGAGATGAGAAAG GGTGCATCCTGGACTCCGTGGTGACTGAAGTGAACCCGGCGACGGTGCTGGAGCTGGGAACCTACTGCGGCTACTCCACCGTGCGCATCGCCAGCCTGCTGCCGCCTGACGCCAAGCTCATCACCCTGGAGTTCAACCCACACAACGCCGCCATAGCTCGCCAGGTGATCGCTTGGGCAGGATTGGGAGACAAG ATCCAGTTAGTGGAAGGGGCATCTGGTGACTGGATCCCCAAAATGAAGGAGAAGTTTGGGATAGAAACGTTTGATTTGGTTTTCTTGGATCACTGGAAAGATCGCTACCTTCCCGACACAAAGCTGATGGAG GAGTGCGGTCTCCTCAGGAAAGGCAGCATCCTATTGGCAGATAACGTCATCTCCCCAGGAACGCCCGACTACCTGGAGTACATTCGCAACAGCCCCCGGTATAAAAGCCAGTACTTCAGATCTCACCTGGAGTACACCAAAGCGGAAGATGGTTTGGAGAAATCGGTTTTCTTAGGGTAG
- the ccdc120b gene encoding coiled-coil domain-containing protein 120 isoform X1, whose protein sequence is MEVKGHLITSMGLGTPDVQSCQDSKLQAERIAALQERKQTLEALLNARVGELKQVCLQEAELTGKLPRSFPLEVGEKPPLVQRRAGLAPSTKAEDDSGQRKQMKAIFTGALCRHSESDRNCLNSKRTVHRGCHTEDTVMSESTSSMSDSTSHDNDSSPSVAADQRSLSQPRLTVGSPDHRISRKLSPVEIYYEMRTRRNSVTSSVSPTHSLPRSASNVEGRSVPATPLLARTAPISVHIRSDASGSNGLKQWSGSLDVPYMIPLAQEGSSSDRRTCPYSSRARRSNSSEALLDRSSLPDEPGPRNGMPQRGGPYKSSETLTDGKLQQIQLGSPESQGDGSVEQSKMRLSVGGRGASGGYNELLMDYIWGKQQRMQVQHQLYQSTGRIWQDMSSPRSSTAAVPPHANGFSHSQVNLPSAASPYSPMVLRGSQAELRRVKVTRTKSCGPFIPLQQHSQDGILLSAYESSLPATGTTTSSIPNLLPYQTELTGPSFGRRPPQFSLPTPEDSTRSLHKALALEGLRDWYLRNAFGYPPSASKGQEAGISRLSHPHPLVHHPQSLQGETANLQRPQIPQSASFHGHPLHGRSMEFSLYQETPDPQKQESTPKEQSADPDSDECWVINEAFSVKTSTDELKPAAGKRVGLE, encoded by the exons ATGGAGGTCAAAGGACATCTGATAACATCCATGGGTTTGGGGACTCCTG ATGTTCAAAGCTGCCAGGACAGCAAACTGCAGGCTGAGAGGATTGCAGCTCTGCAGGAGAGAAAGCAGACCCTGGAGGCTCTCCTCAATGCCAGAGTGGGAGAGCTTAAACAAGTGTGTTTGCAGGAAGCG GAGCTGACTGGGAAGTTGCCGCGTTCTTTCCCTCTGGAGGTCGGGGAGAAACCCCCACTGGTGCAGCGCAGAGCTGGCCTGGCGCCGAGCACCAAGGCAGAG GATGACTCCGGCCAAAGAAAGCAGATGAAGGCGATCTTCACCGGCGCTCTATGCAGACACTCTGAGTCAGACAGAAATTGCCTAAACAGCAAGAGGACAGTCCACAGGGGGTGTCATACAG AGGACACTGTGATGTCAGAAAGTACCAGCTCCATGTCGGATTCAACATCACACGACAACG ACTCTTCACCCAGCGTTGCTGCTGACCAGCGCTCCCTGTCTCAGCCCCGGCTCACCGTGGGAAGCCCCGACCACAGAATCAGCAGGAAACTCTCTCCTGTTGAGATTTACTATGAAATGAGGACACGTCGCAACTCGGTCACAAGCTCTGTGAG CCCAACTCACTCTTTACCCAGAAGTGCTTCTAATGTTGAAGGTAGAAGTGTTCCAGCAACTCCGTTGTTGGCCCGAACTGCTCCAATCAGCGTTCACATCAG GTCTGACGCATCGGGTAGTAATGGATTGAAGCAGTGGTCTGGCAGCCTGGATGTGCCGTACATGATTCCCCTGGCTCAGGAGGGCTCATCTTCTGATCGCAGGACCTGCCCTTACAGCTCCAGAGCACGGCGCAGCAACAGCTCTGAGGCCCTCCTGGATCGCTCCAGCCTGCCAGACGAGCCTGGACCCAGAAACGGCATGCCTCAGCGGGGAGGACCGTACAAAagctccgagaccctgaccgaCGGCAAACTGCAGCAGATTCAGCTCGGCAGCCCAGAGAGCCAAGGCGACGGCTCCGTGGAGCAGAGTAAAATGCGTCTGTCAGTGGGCGGCAGAGGGGCCAGCGGAGGCTACAACGAACTACTGATGGACTACATCTGGGGAAAGCAGCAGAGGATGCAGGTGCAGCACCAGTTGTACCAGTCCACAGGCAGAATTTGGCAAGACATGTCCTCTCCTCGTTCCTCTACTGCTGCAGTGCCTCCACATGCCAATGGCTTCTCCCATTCCCAGGTGAACCTTCCCAGTGCTGCAAGTCCTTACAGCCCCATGGTCCTCAGAGGGTCCCAGGCGGAGCTTCGTAGGGTCAAGGTCACCAGGACCAAATCTTGTGGGCCTTTCATTCCTTTGCAGCAACATTCACAAGACGGTATTTTGCTCTCTGCGTACGAGTCTTCTCTTCCTGCCACTGGCACCACCACATCCTCCATCCCCAACCTACTCCCATATCAGACTGAGCTGACTGGGCCCTCCTTTGGCCGTAGGCCCCCGCAGTTTTCTCTCCCCACTCCAGAAGATTCGACCAGAAGCCTACATAAAGCTCTCGCCCTGGAGGGACTGAGGGACTGGTACTTGAGGAACGCCTTCGGCTACCCTCCTTCTGCCTCTAAGGGCCAGGAAGCGGGCATCTCTCGGCTCTCGCATCCCCATCCTCTGGTGCACCATCCCCAGTCCCTTCAAGGGGAAACGGCCAACCTCCAAAGGCCTCAAATACCCCAGTCAGCAAGCTTCCATGGTCACCCCCTGCATGGACG GTCAATGGAGTTTTCTCTCTACCAGGAAACTCCAGATCCACAAAAGCAAGAGTCGACCCCAAAAGAGCAGAGTGCGGACCCAG actCAGATGAGTGCTGGGTAATAAATGAAGCCTTCTCTGTTAAGACCTCAACAGACGAGTTAAAACCAGCTGCAGGTAAACGCGTAGGGCTGGAGTGA